Below is a window of Clostridium sp. JN-1 DNA.
TCTTGTTCTCTTTTTAGGTTTATATGGTCTATATATATCTTCAACTTCCGTTAAAGTATCACATTTTATTATATTCTTTTTTAAATCTTCGGTTAACTTTCCCTGTTCATCTATTAACCTTATAATATCTTCTTTTCTACTTTCTAAGTTTCTTAAATAAGTAAGTCTTTCAAATAAGTTTCTTAATACTACATCACTTATTGAACCCGTCATTTCCTTTCTATATCTTGCAATAAACGGAACTGTATTTCCATCATCTAAAAGTTGTACTATATTACTTATGTATTTTTTATTGAGTTTAAATTCTTCTGATAACCTATCAATTATGTTGTTCATTTTTACCTCCTAAAATTTCTTTACAAAGTTATATAAACTTTTCAAATCTAATATATATTAAAGTATAATCCAATAAATTATAAAAAGGAAACTTTAGATATGAAAAAGAATATAACTTTATTTTTTACGATTTTATCCAGCTTATTACTTAATTTAAGTTTTGGGTTTTACTTTTCAATAAGTTCATTTGATCCTAATTTAGTAAAACAAAATATAGACTATCTATCAAGTGACAAATTCAAAGGAAGACTAAGTGGAACTCTTGAAAATGATGAGGCTGCCCTTTATATAAGAAATCATTTTGAAAAGTATAACTTAAGTCCTTATAATGGCAGTTACTTTCAATCATTTAATACTGTATATCCGCACAGATTAGATGAGAAACCTTATTTAAGGATTACAGATAAAAATGGATTTATAGTTAAAGATTATAAATATGCAGTAGATTTCAAGGAAGATCTAGTGAATTTTAAAGAAAACAAAGTATCCTTCAATAAGAAAAGTGCCTACAGTATATTAAATTCTTATTTACATGTATATAAAGACAATAATTACTTTCTATTTTATGTGCCAAATGATAATAAGCTAATATTTAGGAGCTCTTTTATTAACAGTAATCCAATTAGCATGTATGTAATGGTCACACAAAACACATTAAAAGAAATAAGAAGTTATATAGATAATAACTTTAATGTAAACTGCTACATTCCCCTTGAATCAAAGCAAACTTCCTTAAATAATGTAATTGGCATCATAGAGGGTAAAAATAAAGATAAACCACCAATTATATTATCAGCTCATTTTGATCATGTTGGAACTGATTTAGCTGGTAATGTATATAATGGTGCACTTGACAATGCTTCTGGTATTTCATTTATATTGGAAATGAGTAGATATATTAATTCCCTAGGGAAACCTGATAGAGATATAATATTTGTTGGCTTTAATGCGGAAGAGTTTGGGTGCCTTGGCTCAAAGGCATTCGTTGAAAAGTACTTTAACAATATAAAAGGCAGCAAAGTATTCAACTTTGACATGATAGGCGGCTCATATTCCAATCCAATATACATAATGGGTGCTAAAAGTGATTCTGCTAAAACTAGCTTTATACATGAAGTTTCATCTATATGCTCAAATAATAAGATAAATTTTGATTATTTATTTGAAGACGCTAGTGACCATGAGTTCTTTAGAAAAAAGAATATAGATGCTGTAACCTTAAGTGATTGTGATACTTCAAAAATTCATACTATTTACGATAAGTCAAGTTTTATAGATAAAAATTCAATTAATAGATGTTTTAACATAATAAATAATGAAGTAGTACACTATGCATTTTCAGATAATCTTTTCATTTTATATTATAAACAAATATTTTATATTTCTATAGTAAGTACTTTCTTATTTTCCAAAATTCTAATTAAAGTAAATTAAATATAGAGCTTAAATTAAGCTCTATATTTAATAAATACTGTGTATTTTATTTTGCATCTTGTTTTAAATATGCATTTATAAAATCATCAATTTCTCCATCCATAACTGCATTTATATTACTTGTTTCCATACCTGTTCTATGATCTTTTACCAAAGTATATGGATGAAATACATAGGATCTTATCTGACTGCCCCATCCCATGTCTTTGAGTTCTCCAGCTAAGTCTTCTATCTTCTCTTTATGAAGCCTTTCCTTTAATTCTACTAGCTTTGCCTTAAGCATTCTAAGTGCCTGTTCTTTATTATGATGCTGGCTTCTTTCATTTTGACACTGTACTATTATTCCCGTAGGTAAGTGAGTTATTCTAATTGCCGACTCTGTTTTGTTAACATGCTGTCCGCCTGCACCACTTGACCTGTAAGTATCTACTTTTATATCCTCAGGTCTTATAGATATATCCTGATTACTTGTAAGCTCCGGAAGTACTTCTACCGATGCAAAAGAAGTTTGTCTTTTCCCATTTGCATTAAATGGTGATATTCTGACCAATCTGTGTATTCCCTTTTCAGATTTTAAATATCCATATGCAAATTCTCCAATTGCTCTTAAAGTAACACTTTTAATTCCAGCATCTTCTGCCGGTAAACTATCTATAATTTCTATCTTAAATCCCTTTTTCTCCAGCCATCTTGTGTACATTCTAAGCAGCATTTCAGTCCAATCTTGTGCATCCGTTCCACCTACACCAACATGTAAATTCATAATTGCATTATTCTTGTCGTATTTACCCGAAAGAAGAATTTCAACCTGGAATTGTTCAATTTCAGACTTTATATCATTAACTTCTTTTAATATTTCCTTTTCAGCTGATATATCTTCTTCTTCCAAAGCCATTTCTGTTAAAATTTTTGCATCTTGTATCCTATCGTTTAAGGATTTATATCTTTCAATTCTTCCTTCCAAAGACTTTTCTTCAGAAGACACTTTTTGAGCTTTATTTGCATCTTGCCAAAAGTTTGGTTCCTGCATTCTTTCTTGAAGCTCTTCTATCCTAACTTTAAGTGATTCTATGTCAAAGTGAATCCCTTATTTCATTCATATTTTGGTTCATACCTGTTAGTGTGTTTAAAATTTCTTCTAATTGTATTACCATATATAACACACTCCTTACTCAAACCTTCCACAGCAATTTTTATATTTCTTTCCACTTCCACATGGACAAGGATCATTTCTACCTACTGTCTTCTTCTTCCTTATGGGCTGTTTTTTTACAGCAGCATCTCCATTTTGGTTAGTGTAAGTTTCCTTAACTACTCTTTCTCTTTCAGGTACTTTTTGCATTTGAACATGTAATAGATACTTTATAGTATCAAGCTTTATATTGTATATCATTTCATCAAACATTTGGCTGCCTTCAAACTGATAAGCTTGTGTTGGATCCTGCTGTTTATATGCTGTAAGACCTATTGATCTCTTTAGATGTTCCATATCATCTATGTGATCCATCCATCTTGTATCAACAACTCTTAAAAGGATAACCCTCTCTATTTCCCTCATTTGTTCAGGTGTAAACTCTTCTTCTTTTTGTTCATATATCTTTTGACCAATTTCTATATACTTTTCTTTTATTTCTTCATTTGATAAATTCATAATCTCTTCTGCTGAAACACTGTCTTTTTCAACAAATACTTCTTCCATATACTTTACTAAATCTTTTATTTCATCTTCAAATTCATCTTCTACTTCAGATATATGTGAATCAACTATATCAGAAACCAAATCTTTAAGCATTTCTTTCATTTGATCTTTTAATTCTATACCCTCTAAAACTTCTGATCTCTGTTTATATATTATTTCTCTTTGCTTATTTATTACATCATCATATTGTACTACTGTTTTTCTTATATCAAAGTTATTTCCTTCAACCTTCTTTTGTGCATTTTCTATTGCACCGCTTACCATTTTACTTTCTATAGCTTCATCATCACCAAGACCTAATTTTTCAACTATGTCTTTAAGCTTATCAGAACCAAATATTCTCATAAGATCATCTTCAAGTGAAACGTAAAATCTTGATGTACCAGGATCACCTTGACGACCTGAACGTCCTCTTAACTGATTATCAATTCTTCTTGATTCATGTCTTTCAGTACCTATAATTTTTAGGCCTCCAACAGCCACAACATCTTCACCAAGTTTAATATCAGTACCACGTCCTGCCATATTTGTGGCAATAGTAACCATACCAAATTCACCAGCATGGGATATTATCTCTGCTTCTTTTTCATGGAATTTAGCATTTAATACCTGATGGTTAATTCCCTTTCCCTTTAGCATATCAGAAAGCAGCTCAGATTTTTCTATACTTACAGTACCAACTAGTATTGGCTGACCTTTCTTATGAGTTTCAACTATATCCTGAACTATAGCATTAAACTTACCTTTTGCTGTTTTATATACTACATCTGGAAGATCTTTTCTTATTACAGGTTCATGAGTAGGAATTACAATTACATCTAATCCGTATATTTCTCTAAACTCATTTTCTTCTGTTAAGGCAGTACCTGTCATACCTGAAAGTTTATTAAACATTCTAAAGTAATTTTGATACGTAATAGTTGCAAGAGTCTTGGATTCTTTTTCTACTTTAACCCCCTCTTTTGCTTCTATAGCTTGATGAAGACCATCACTATATCTTCTACCTTCCATCATTCTTCCAGTGAATTCGTCTACTATTAGAACTTCACCGTTTTTTACCATGTAGTCTTTATCTCTCTTCATTATATAATTAGCTTTTAATGCCTGAACTACATGGTGCTGCAATTCCATATTTTGAGCATCAGCATAGTTATCAAGTTTAAAAAATTTCTCTGCCTTTTCAACACCAACATCTGTAAGCATTACAGCATTAGCTTTTTCATCTACTGTAAAATCATCCTCTTTAGTCAGTGTTTTTGTAAAATAATCTGCCACTTTATAAAATTCTGTAGACTTTTCGCCTTCACCAGAAATTATAAGAGGTGTTCTAGCTTCATCTATAAGTATTGAGTCAACCTCATCCACGATAGCAAAATTAAGTCCTCTTTGAACTCTCTCCTCTTTATATATAACCATGTTATCTCTAAGGTAATCAAATCCAAATTCACTATTAGTTCCATAAGTTATATCGCAATTATATGCTGCTTGCCTTTGACTTTGATCTAAATCATGAAGTATAACCCCTACTTTTAATCCCAATGCTTCATATATAGGTGCCATTGTATCTCTATCTCTTTTAGCAAGATAGTCATTTACTGTAACTATGTGAACTCCTTTTCCTGTAAGAGCATTTAAATATGCTGGAAGTGTTGCAACTAATGTTTTTCCTTCACCAGTTTTCATTTCTGATATTCTTCCTTGATGAAGTACTATTCCACCCATAAGCTGCTCTTTAAATGGTTTTAACTTAACAGTTCTCGAAGCTACCTCTCTAACTACTGCAAAAGCTTCACTTAAGATTGAATTTAATGTTTCACCTTTTGATAATCTTTCTTTAAACTCATCTGTTTTAGATCTAAGTTGTTCATCAGTTAAAGCTTGCATTTTAGAATCTAAAGAATCTATTTTATTTACAATAGGTACTATCCTCTTTACTTCTTTTTCACTATATGTACCAAATATCTTTTGAAAAATGTTCATCCTTTTCATCCTCACCAAATTAAATTTTTAATAAGTATATACTTTATAGATTATATCATCTAATTATTGTGTATTCAACTTGAGCTAACATAACCTAAATTATGCATCAGAATAAAAAGAGAGGAGCTTTAGCTTCTCTCTTTACTTTAAAATTCAGGTTCAATTAAGCCGTAGTTTCCATCTTTTCTTTTATAAACTACATTAACCTCTTCATCTTCTGCACTTTCAAATACGAAAAAGTTGTGACCTAAAAGTTCCATTTGCAATACAGCTTCCTCTGCTGACATTGGCTTTATTGCAAATTTTTTAGTTCTGACTATCTTTGGTTCTTCATTTGCATCTTTATCTACATCAGGTATGGATTGAAATCTTAAAGAATTTCCATGATTTCTTCTCTGAAGTTTAGTTTTTTGTTTTCTTATCTGCCCTTCTAACTTATCCACAACTAAGTCTATAGATGCATACATATCACTATTTTTTTCTTCTCCCCTTAATATTACACCATTAAAAGGAATTGTGACTTCTACTATCTGCGAATTTTTCTGTACACTTAATGTAACATTAGCTTTTACTTCAGGGTTGAAATATTTATCTAACTTCGATAATTTCTTTTCCACTACATTCCTCAATGCATTAGTTACCTCAATATTTTTACCAGTTACAAATATTCTCATATTTCCAGCCCCTTTCAAAATTTTATATGTCAGTATTTTTTAATTATTTAGTTTTTTTATTTTTATTAATTATATTTTAATACTGTTAACTGCAAATTACAAGGAAATTTATATTAATTAACAGATATTCTACAAATTATATTTAAATAGAGCCTTTTATGTAACATAGCTCAATTATTGTTGAGTTGGCTTCATCGTAGGGAACAATATAACGTCTCTTATTGAAGATGCATTAGTTAAAAACATAACTAATCTATCTATTCCCATACCAAGTCCGCCTGTTGGAGGCATACCAATTTCAAGCGCATTTAGGAAATCTTCATCCATCATATACGCCTCATCATCACCTAATTCTCTCTCTTTTAACTGCTGTTCAAATCTTTCTCTTTGTACTATAGGATCATTTAGTTCGGAGTATGCATTACATATTTCCCTACCAAATACAAATCCTTCAAACCTCTCAGTATACTTATCATTTCCCCTTTTCTTTTTAGTTAAAGGTGAAATTTCAACAGGATAATCCATTACAAATGTAGGTTGAATAAATTTATCTTCACAGAATTCTTCAAACATAGCATTTAATATATCGCCTTTTGAACAATCTTTTAACTCTTTTTTTAACTCAAGATGCTTTTCCTTTGCAATTTGTCTAGCTTCTTCATCATCTTTAACCTGATCAAAATCGACATTTCCAAATTCCTTAACCGAATCAACCATTGTAATTCTCTTCCATGGCGGTTTAAAATCTATTTCTGTATCTTCATAAACAACTTTAGTTGTTCCAAGAACCTTTTCACAGACATATGCAACCATATTTTCCGTAATCTCCATCATATCATTGTAATCTGCAAAAGCTTCATAAAGTTCAATAGATGTATACTCTGGATTATGTCTTATATCCATTCCTTCATTTCTAAAACATTTTCCAATTTCATATACCCTTTCAAAACCACCTACTATAAGTCTTTTTAAATATAATTCAGTAGCTATTCTAAGATACATATCCATATCAAGTGAATTATGGTGAGTAATAAAAGGTTTTGCTGCAGCTCCACCAGCTATAGGTGAAAGTATCGGAGTTTCTACTTCTATATAATCTTTTTGATCTAGGAATTCCCTTATTGATTTTATAATTGCTGTTCTCTTCATAAATGTATCTCTAACATCTTGATTTGTTATTAAATCAACATATCTTTGTCTATATCTTAAATCTGGATCCTTAAGTCCGTGCCACTTTTCTGGCAGTGGTTTAAGAGACTTAGCTATGAGTTCAAAATCCGTTATATGAATTGAAATTTCTCCTGTTTTGGTCTTAAATACTCTTCCTGTTACTGATAAAATATCACCTATATCAAAGCTCTTATACTCTTTTAGCCTTGCTTCTCCTACATCATCTATTCTTATGTAAAGTTGAACTTTACCATATCTATCGTGTAAATCTGAAAATCCAGCTTTACCATGAACTCTCTTAGACATAAGTCTGCCTGCAGCTGTTACAGTTTTTCCCTCTAAGTTGTCATAATTATCTTTAATTTGTTTAGATGTATGTGTTCTCTCAACTTTATATACATTAAATGGATCTTTTCCTTCCTTTTGAAGATTGAAAAACTTCTCTCTTCTCTCGTTTATCAATGCATTAAAATTTTTCTCTAACTTATTTAAGTTCTTTTCTTCTTTTGACATGCTTTAAAACCTCCATTTATCTTCTTATGTCAAGTATTTTATACTTACTAACTCCATCTGGAACTTGTACTTCAACTATATCTCCCACTTTTTTGCCCATAAGACCTTTGCCAACTGGTGATTCATTTGATATTTTATTATTCATAGGATCAGCTTCAGCAGAACCAACCATTGTGTATTCAACTTCCTCATCAAATTCGTAATCCTTAATCTTAACTTTTGAACCTAATGTTACAACATCTAGTGGGACTTCACTTTCATCTATTACATTAGCATGTTTTAACATCTTTTCAAGCTGAATTATTTTTCCTTCTACAAATGCTTGTTCATTTTTGGCTTCATCATATTCAGAGTTTTCACTTAAATCCCCAAAAGAAAGGGCAGATTTAATCTTTTCAGTTATTTCTTTCCTCTTAGTTGTCTTTAAATATTCTAATTCCCCTTCAAGTTTTTTTACACCTTCATAAGTCATCATATATTCCTTTGCCTGATTCATATCCATTCTCCCCTTTAAATAATTAATATAAGTACTAACTTATAAATAGCTTATTAAATATACTTAATTAAACATACCTAAACGATTATATTTAAGTAATTATAAAACAGCTCTATTCTAATGTCAATCTTTGAAATTTTACTAAATAATTTTACAAAAGTCACTTAATTGTAAAATTGTGACTTTAAGGTCTAATCTTATTATTAATCTATTCTCTTGTAATATCAAAAATTACATTAATTTTGTTTATCAGCTTGGAGTGAATTTTTATATTCCATTAATATCTTAATTACAGTTGAACTACTTTTTTCTGAGTTAATTTTATCCTTAATTTTCTTGCTATCTTTAAAACCTTTTAAATACCACGCAATATGTTTTCTCATTTCCCTTACAGCTTTAGCTTCACCATTATATTTTATAGCATTTTCATAGTGTTTTATACAAACATCTATTTTTTCATTAAAGTCTGGATAAACAATTTCCCTATTATTTAATCCATCTCTTATTTCCCTAAATATCCATGGATTTCCCATAGCGCCCCGTCCTATCATTATAGCATCGCAATTAGTTGCTTCAAACAAATGTTTTGCACTTTTAGCATCTATTACATCCCCATTACCTATAACAGGTACTGATACTGCTTTTTTAACCTTACTTATTATATCTAAGTCAGCTTTTCCATCATACATTTGTTCCCTAGTCCTGCCGTGAACTGCTATAGCATCTACACCTGCCTGTTCGAGCATTTTTGCAAATTCAACAGCATTAATATTATTTGAATCAAATCCTTTCCTGATCTTTGCAGTTACAGGTTTACTTGATGCTTTCTTCATTTCCTTAACTATTTTAACTGCTAGTTCAGGATTTTTCATAAGTGCAGATCCTTCTCCATTTTTAACAATTTTAGGTGCAGGACATCCCATGTTTATATCCAAAATACATACATCTGGATTATCATTAAATAACTCACAGCATTTAGCCATTACAAATGGATCACTTCCAAATAACTGTACAGCAATTGGAGATTCTTGTGGTGAAACTTTCAACATGTCATATGTATTTTTATTTTTTTCAGTTAGCGCTTTTGCACTTATCATTTCGGAATAAACTAATCCTGCACCCATTTTCTTACACAGCTCTCTAAAAGGTATATCCGTAACTCCTGCCATAGGTGCTAAAAAAATATTGTTTTTAAATTCTAAGTTTTTTATTTTCATCACATTCCCTGTTCTCTATTTTTTTCATATATTATTCTTAGTCCTTTAAGAGTTAAAATTGGATCTATTAAATCAATACTTCTAGATTCCTCATTGATTAGTTTAGCGAGGCCGCCTGTTGCAACTACAAGTGGATGCTTTTCTCCTAATTCCATCATCTCTTTTTTCATTCTACAAACT
It encodes the following:
- the lysS gene encoding lysine--tRNA ligase; this encodes MSKEEKNLNKLEKNFNALINERREKFFNLQKEGKDPFNVYKVERTHTSKQIKDNYDNLEGKTVTAAGRLMSKRVHGKAGFSDLHDRYGKVQLYIRIDDVGEARLKEYKSFDIGDILSVTGRVFKTKTGEISIHITDFELIAKSLKPLPEKWHGLKDPDLRYRQRYVDLITNQDVRDTFMKRTAIIKSIREFLDQKDYIEVETPILSPIAGGAAAKPFITHHNSLDMDMYLRIATELYLKRLIVGGFERVYEIGKCFRNEGMDIRHNPEYTSIELYEAFADYNDMMEITENMVAYVCEKVLGTTKVVYEDTEIDFKPPWKRITMVDSVKEFGNVDFDQVKDDEEARQIAKEKHLELKKELKDCSKGDILNAMFEEFCEDKFIQPTFVMDYPVEISPLTKKKRGNDKYTERFEGFVFGREICNAYSELNDPIVQRERFEQQLKERELGDDEAYMMDEDFLNALEIGMPPTGGLGMGIDRLVMFLTNASSIRDVILFPTMKPTQQ
- the dusB gene encoding tRNA dihydrouridine synthase DusB; the encoded protein is MKIKNLEFKNNIFLAPMAGVTDIPFRELCKKMGAGLVYSEMISAKALTEKNKNTYDMLKVSPQESPIAVQLFGSDPFVMAKCCELFNDNPDVCILDINMGCPAPKIVKNGEGSALMKNPELAVKIVKEMKKASSKPVTAKIRKGFDSNNINAVEFAKMLEQAGVDAIAVHGRTREQMYDGKADLDIISKVKKAVSVPVIGNGDVIDAKSAKHLFEATNCDAIMIGRGAMGNPWIFREIRDGLNNREIVYPDFNEKIDVCIKHYENAIKYNGEAKAVREMRKHIAWYLKGFKDSKKIKDKINSEKSSSTVIKILMEYKNSLQADKQN
- the secA gene encoding preprotein translocase subunit SecA — translated: MNIFQKIFGTYSEKEVKRIVPIVNKIDSLDSKMQALTDEQLRSKTDEFKERLSKGETLNSILSEAFAVVREVASRTVKLKPFKEQLMGGIVLHQGRISEMKTGEGKTLVATLPAYLNALTGKGVHIVTVNDYLAKRDRDTMAPIYEALGLKVGVILHDLDQSQRQAAYNCDITYGTNSEFGFDYLRDNMVIYKEERVQRGLNFAIVDEVDSILIDEARTPLIISGEGEKSTEFYKVADYFTKTLTKEDDFTVDEKANAVMLTDVGVEKAEKFFKLDNYADAQNMELQHHVVQALKANYIMKRDKDYMVKNGEVLIVDEFTGRMMEGRRYSDGLHQAIEAKEGVKVEKESKTLATITYQNYFRMFNKLSGMTGTALTEENEFREIYGLDVIVIPTHEPVIRKDLPDVVYKTAKGKFNAIVQDIVETHKKGQPILVGTVSIEKSELLSDMLKGKGINHQVLNAKFHEKEAEIISHAGEFGMVTIATNMAGRGTDIKLGEDVVAVGGLKIIGTERHESRRIDNQLRGRSGRQGDPGTSRFYVSLEDDLMRIFGSDKLKDIVEKLGLGDDEAIESKMVSGAIENAQKKVEGNNFDIRKTVVQYDDVINKQREIIYKQRSEVLEGIELKDQMKEMLKDLVSDIVDSHISEVEDEFEDEIKDLVKYMEEVFVEKDSVSAEEIMNLSNEEIKEKYIEIGQKIYEQKEEEFTPEQMREIERVILLRVVDTRWMDHIDDMEHLKRSIGLTAYKQQDPTQAYQFEGSQMFDEMIYNIKLDTIKYLLHVQMQKVPERERVVKETYTNQNGDAAVKKQPIRKKKTVGRNDPCPCGSGKKYKNCCGRFE
- the prfB gene encoding peptide chain release factor 2 (programmed frameshift); this translates as MVIQLEEILNTLTGMNQNMNEIGIHFDIESLKVRIEELQERMQEPNFWQDANKAQKVSSEEKSLEGRIERYKSLNDRIQDAKILTEMALEEEDISAEKEILKEVNDIKSEIEQFQVEILLSGKYDKNNAIMNLHVGVGGTDAQDWTEMLLRMYTRWLEKKGFKIEIIDSLPAEDAGIKSVTLRAIGEFAYGYLKSEKGIHRLVRISPFNANGKRQTSFASVEVLPELTSNQDISIRPEDIKVDTYRSSGAGGQHVNKTESAIRITHLPTGIIVQCQNERSQHHNKEQALRMLKAKLVELKERLHKEKIEDLAGELKDMGWGSQIRSYVFHPYTLVKDHRTGMETSNINAVMDGEIDDFINAYLKQDAK
- the raiA gene encoding ribosome-associated translation inhibitor RaiA, translating into MRIFVTGKNIEVTNALRNVVEKKLSKLDKYFNPEVKANVTLSVQKNSQIVEVTIPFNGVILRGEEKNSDMYASIDLVVDKLEGQIRKQKTKLQRRNHGNSLRFQSIPDVDKDANEEPKIVRTKKFAIKPMSAEEAVLQMELLGHNFFVFESAEDEEVNVVYKRKDGNYGLIEPEF
- a CDS encoding M28 family metallopeptidase, whose product is MKKNITLFFTILSSLLLNLSFGFYFSISSFDPNLVKQNIDYLSSDKFKGRLSGTLENDEAALYIRNHFEKYNLSPYNGSYFQSFNTVYPHRLDEKPYLRITDKNGFIVKDYKYAVDFKEDLVNFKENKVSFNKKSAYSILNSYLHVYKDNNYFLFYVPNDNKLIFRSSFINSNPISMYVMVTQNTLKEIRSYIDNNFNVNCYIPLESKQTSLNNVIGIIEGKNKDKPPIILSAHFDHVGTDLAGNVYNGALDNASGISFILEMSRYINSLGKPDRDIIFVGFNAEEFGCLGSKAFVEKYFNNIKGSKVFNFDMIGGSYSNPIYIMGAKSDSAKTSFIHEVSSICSNNKINFDYLFEDASDHEFFRKKNIDAVTLSDCDTSKIHTIYDKSSFIDKNSINRCFNIINNEVVHYAFSDNLFILYYKQIFYISIVSTFLFSKILIKVN
- the greA gene encoding transcription elongation factor GreA, which produces MNQAKEYMMTYEGVKKLEGELEYLKTTKRKEITEKIKSALSFGDLSENSEYDEAKNEQAFVEGKIIQLEKMLKHANVIDESEVPLDVVTLGSKVKIKDYEFDEEVEYTMVGSAEADPMNNKISNESPVGKGLMGKKVGDIVEVQVPDGVSKYKILDIRR